The stretch of DNA GCGCGCAGCGGCGGTGCGCCAGCGCCAGCTCGCCCTTGCACCGGCACTCCAGCTTCAGCACGCCGTCGCcggcccctccttcctcctcctcctccagcagcgccacCATGCAGATACGGcacaccgcctcctcctcccccacctcctctccatctcctccttcttcttccgacGGTGACGGCGAAGAGGGCGGCGACGCTGATTCCGGCAATGGCGCGGGCGCCGCCGACGACAGTGACGACACCCGGAACCGGCGCAGGGAGCTCGAGTCCGCCACCCGCTTCCTGCTGGGGAGCCTCCTGGAGATGCTCGTCATCGGCAGCGACTGCGTCCGGCACACCGGCTTCCTCCACTGCTGCTGAGGGTTGAGAGCTGCACATCCGTCTTCGGCGGCTGCTAGCTCGTCAATGTCcatggtggtggaggaggcggccatcatcctgaagctgctgaagagccTGGAGAAGGACAGCGACCGGGGGCCAGGCGCCTCCTCTTCCCACCCCTGCTCGCCTGACCTTGACGATCTGCTCaggctgctgctcctcctcctcctcttcaccggcAATGGCAATGGCTTGCTGCCATCCTCCTGCTCACACGCCGACAGCAGCGGCCGCTCGCCATGGCGAtgaagctcctcttcctcctccatcgTCGGCGTGGTCGCGGCACCGTCGTCCTTGTTGCTCTCCTGCACAAGAACCATCATCTTCAAGACATGCATATTGTTGAATGGACATGCATCAAGATGGATGGAGAGAAGAAGCTTTACCTGCGGAGGAGCCATGGCAAACAAGCACCCCAAGGATGGATGTGCATCACATTTGTAACAACAAGATAGCAATTATTTGTAATGTTTATGTACTGCTGCGGCAATTAAAACCCGGACAGTGACGAATAATGATGGATGGAGCCGTGGGAAAGGGAGAAAAAAGATGAAGCAGCttcccttccccttccccttccccttgccTTGATAGTGAGTGATGGACTTGTACTACCTATCTAGCCAGCCTAACTGCAACCACTCCTCCTCCCCAGTCCTCACTCACCATCACCCACCCACTGATAGTGGCTAGGGTTCCTCCGTTTCTTCTGCCGCCGCCCGCCGCTCCATCGCCCACGTCGAATCTAATCAATCCCCGGTGAGAATTCCCCTGCTAATATTTTCAGACTGATTAAAGAGGTGACAATGGCCTTGCTCTTCTTCTGCTCATCAGGTCAAAGGAAATGCACTCGGTTTTCGGTTCGTTTCGTTTCATCCACCTCGAGCGAATTGCGCATTATAGCTGTTGATCGGTTCGCTGGAAATGAACCTGGTGGTTGCAAAAGCAAGACAGAGATTGCATAACAAAGAACACAATTCTTGTAGACCAAATGGTAATACCTGCTGATCAGTTAACCTGGAAATGAGCTTAGCTTAGCTTTTCGGTTTCACTCAAACGCTCGGTCATCACCGACGACACATGGAGCGAATCATCATCGGCGTCACGTGGAGCGAATCGCACATACATATAACAGCGTGGCTGCAAATGCAAAAGCAACACATAGATGCATAACACAAGACACaataagaataataataataataacattgAGAAAATATAAGTTGTTGGGTGCCACGGACATGGGCAATGGCGCGTCGCTGTTGCTTCCCTTCCACACATCATTCATTCCTTCAGGAAGAAAAAGAAGCAACAGAGACGACCGACGTCTCACACAACATCCTTCACTTCACTTGTCATGGAGTACGCTTTACGCCAGCCCAAACACACAATAAATCGTAAAATTGACGAGTCGGGAGTGCAACCATCAGGCCTTAACTTCTCTCAAGATGGATGACAACAGACATCATTCCAGACAGGCATTTCTTATTTCCTGTTGTTACAGAGATACTACATATACAGGTCCCGACAACGACGACTGACTATAGCCCCTCTCTGAGCAAAACAGGTGTTGTGTGGTTAGTACTTGGACGTCGCCTCCTTGATCTCCTCCAAGCTGATAGCCTGAAACAGTTATGCGTCTACGTGTTAGAGCTAGGCAGTATCTGAAGCTAGTTGTGGCATCGACAGTACGAAAAGAAAAGAGGGCATGCCTGGTCCTCTCCGGCAAAATCGTTGTCGGGCGTAAGGAAAAGCATGCAATGGCACTCCTTCCTGCACAAGCAGATCACAAAGTTGAAGAAACAGACCAGATTGCTATAGCCGAGATTTCCCCTTTTTATACTTTGCAGGTCACAACATACCAGCAGAAACTAAACTATGTTTCATGGCTGTTTATTTACTATAATAACATGAGTGGGTGGGAAACAAATTATTCTGACCGAGCTTTCACTTGACATCCCTTACATTCCACAGTAGTTGTTTACTGCTACGCACAAGTGGGTCAAGAATATATGATTTAACCGAGCTTTCACTTGAAATCCCTTACATTCCACGGTAATTGTTTACTGCCATGCACAAGTGGGTGAAGAACAGATGATTCTAACCGAGCTTTCGCTGTAATAAAATCCCTTTCCAGTTGAAAGCCAGCACGGATTGCGTGCCACGGTTGTTTACCGCTATGCACAAGTAATGCTGGTATTTATCAACAATATACGGTAACATCACCGGAGATACGCATCTGGCTACCTTGTGCTCCGGTGGCGAATCACAGTTAATGATGCGAGATGGGTACGCAGCAGAAAGGAACATACTCCTATGTCGGACAATGATAAGAAGCCAGAGAGGGTTAGAACTGAACCCTCTGGTACATCTCTGGCATTTAAACACGATTGGAAAAAAGAGCATCCCATCCCATCCTTGTTATACACGCTACCGTAGTAAGTGATATAACAGAAGGCGAGAACTTGGAAGCGGCAGCCTCACCTTTCTCGCATGGGGACGCACGGGCAGTTCCAGAACCCTTGTGCCGCCTCGGCGGCCTTGTCGTCGTAATGCCTATATGATTAACCCACTTGTCTGTCAGAAACAAAAAACGGACGATACGTTGCTAAGAAGGCTGGAGGCGATTTAATACTGTACTACCTGCAGGGGCAGAGAGGTGCTCCGAGTTGATCCTTGTGGTCAGCAAGCCCCTGCAAAAAGGTTTTCCTTTCAGTTAACAATCAATTGATCATCAAGGTGAGGCGCAGACACATCATCAGTGTGGCCGTTAGGTAACCCTTGCTTGATTTACACTAGCGCCACGAACACTGTTTGACCTTAATTTGaaccaatcaatcaatcaatcatcaAGGAGGcacatcacatcattagagaagcaCCACCAGCAGGTATATAAATGAACTCCTTGATGTGTACCGCCGCCGGCATGAATGCGCTGTTTGACCTTAATCAGCCGGCATTTGCAGCGGCTGGTAGCTAGTAGAGAAGATGAGAGCCTGGTTCTGAGTTCTGACTGGTTTGGTGGAATAGTTAGATACCGGCGTCATGGCGTGAGTGCGACGGTGCGGGTGAAATCAATCGAAGCTACCATCAATCGAGGCTGCAACAAGAGTGGCATCTAGGAGCAGCAGGAGGGAGGGTGACCTTGATGACGACGGCGGTGACGGACTTGTCGGAGCAGAAGAAGGTGCTGGAGCGGCGGGCGTACTGCTCCGAGAACTTGCGCATTATCTCCAGCGACTTGTGCTCCGACGCCGCCCCGTCGGCGGCGGCTGTCCCCTCTCCGGCCGCTGCCACGCCCAGCAAGGGAGCAAGAATCGATTTTTCAGATTCAGATGATTTGGATTTGGGATTGGAGGGTTGGTTGACAAGGGACGCGTACCTTGGGCTCGGACGGCGCACCTGCTGCGCCGCCCGCCCCTGGAGACGAGCGGCGTGTAGACCgggctgccggcggcggcggcggcggtggaggtgaTCGACATCATCGCCGGCGCGGTGGGTGGGTCGAGCGGGGAAggggaaaaggaggaggaggaggagagggggatAAGGCGAGAGGCAGCGACCAGAGGAGGAGGGGAACACCTCCGCCTCACAACCCTTCTCTCCACTCTGGAAGGATCATCTCATCGCTCGCTCCTCCTCTCGCCACATGTTTCCGGCTCAAAGTTACCATTTTTTTTGCACTTGCAAAACTTCTCTTTTATCTCCTGATGAATGCACAAAACAAAAAAGACAGCAACCAGATAATCAAGCTGTGGAATTATTTAGAGCCATGCCGCATACACACGGAGGCGAGCCCTCTACAGCCTCAAGGTTTAAAACAGACTTCACTCGACAAAGCAAATTCACACGCTCGCAATGCATCCAAGTATACACATGGCTGGAAACTAAGCAACACAATATACTACCTACTACTTTGCCAAGATAATCAAGTTGTGGAGTTATTTAGATCCACGCCCATGTTCTCAGGAGTATTATGCATTCACATGTCCTCAAGGTTTAAATCAGACTTCACTCGATGAAGCCTCAAGGTTTAAATCAGACTTCACTCGACAAAGCATACGCACCAGACCAAGCTAAACAAGCATCCAAATATACACATGGATGGAAACTAAGCAACACAATATACTAGTTACTACTTTGCCAAGGTGAAATAATAAAATTATAAGATACTGGTGGCATTTTATTACAAACCGACCACACTCTCCAACATAACTACTATTCACACAGCAGAGTGGATGCTCCAATCTTCCAAGATTCATGGGACAAGAGACAGAGATGCATCTCTGTTGATAAGACAAACCCCCACCCAACAGCAGCTCATCAGATGATTCATTCATGCTGGGAGTTTTCAGGAAACATGGCAAGCCACTCTCGTCAGATGATCCATCCATTCATTTCAAATCATTCAACTGTTTCCCCTCCTCTCTGCTCAAGCAATACCTCGGggtcttttttttttcctttttcctctgtcAAAACATGGGCGGTACATGTAACATACAGAATTGTCAGGAATGGTGGGtccatcatcatcatctagctaacCAAACTATCATTTACACAACGAATTACAGTTTCTTCGTCTCCGAGTCCGAGTCCGGCTCGGGATCCATCAactccgcttcttcttcttcttcgcatagtTACAACCGGAGGAGAGGAGGGGGTACAAAAAAAATACAGCCTCGCAGCCTAGCCCAATTATATCACACACGGCGGATCAAGGAGCAAAAAAATCCACAAGGCTAGTCGAGGCTCCTCCACACGAAATCCCGGCACTTGTTAGACACGCTCGCAGCCTCCGCGATCCTCACGGCCATCACCGACTTGTACGCCGCCAGGTTGGCCCTCTCCATGAGGGCCTGGGCTCTGCTGCGCAGCTGAACGGCCTTCTCTACGGCCTGTTTCGCAGCGCGGTCGGCTTCCACCACCCTCTGCAAGGCCTCCCCTTCGCCACCTGCACACAGCAAAATGCACAACACAAGGACAATGAGTACAGGCTAGATAAGACTGTTTTACATCACTTGAACAGCTAAATTACAGGGCATTATAGATATATACAGGCAGCTAAGAGGATGATTACAGGCTTACTATATTTTGAGCACGGTGATATCCGCTTACTATGTTCAGGCATAATGAAGTTTACTTGTTACTATTTTGTCAAATAAATGACAAACACAAGAAGACAAGACACACACGTCACATATTTATAAAGTCATGGGTGGTTCCCTGTCACAAATAATTTCTAGCATCGCAGCCTGAATACAGCAAAGTCAAAGAAAGATTTTGTGGTGTCCCACAGCAGGGCTTGTTTCAGAGCTTGAAATACCTTATTAAGTTAGACTGTCCAATAACTTCAGCAACTGAATGCTAAGGTAGAGTAGATATAAAACTAAGGGGGTTGTCATACTACGTATTGGGCACGATGATGTTTACTCCGTTCGGGCATAATGAGCTCTACTTGTTACAATGTCCAATGGCAAACAGAAAAGGCCAAGACATAAAGTTACTACATATTGGTGGTTCCCAGCAAAAGATTTCTAGCATCACAAGTTGAATACAGCAAAGCCAAATAATATGATTTTGTGGCATCCAACAGCAGGGCTTGTTACAGAGCTTTAAATACCTTACAGGTTAGATTGTTCCATAACTTCAGCAGCTGAATGCCGAGGTAGAATAGATATACAACTAAGGGAATGCCAACAGACATGCTATATCCCTGAGCTCGACAATGTTCACCCTTTTCGGTCATAGTGAGGTTAAATGTTACTATGTCAAATGGCAAACGCAAAAGGACAAGACATGGTGGTTCCAGTCACAGAAGATTTAATAGCATCACGATTTGCGTACAGCAAAGTCAAAAAATTATTTGTGCGCCATCCAAAAGCAGGGCATGTTACAGAGCTTTAAATACCTTGCAAGAAGAATCCAGGCTTTCCTCGGCCAGGTTGGCTTCTTTGTGGTCTCTTCACAGATCTCTTCTTTTTTACAGAAGATTTCTGCGACAGCCGCCCTCGCCTTACAGCAGGTGCACCCTTTGGGAAATCAAATTCGCTGGGTTAGATGATATGAACGAATGCACAAAAACTAAAAGGATAACTATGATAAAGATCACATCAGGGAATTAGGCAAGGGATAAACTCCGAATTTACCTGAAATATCCTAAGCAGTGGTGTGCCTTTCTTATCTCTCTTATTAATCCAGTATTCATATATGGCAAGGACATTGTCACCCTTGCCTAAAGCAGGGTGCCTGGAGAGAAGCTGAtccacatcattagcttcctcaggaTTATTGTAGGCGTCCTTTTCGAACAAGGTTATTAATTTCTCGAAATCTTCGTAGGAAATCTGGCTCAGACGGGTGCGTCTTCTATCAGAGGCCCCATGCTTCAGCTGAATGAGCCACTCTTCATCCTCCGAGTCCATGTCATAAGCTGAATCTCTCGAGAGGGCCCGCGCAACCTCATCATCCGCCGTTCTGATATAGTCTGGCACAGGGCGTGAGAAAGGATCTGCTACAGTCCCTCCCATGCCATTGGAGACCTCAAGCACACCTGGGATCGGGATAATCTTTCCCTGAGAATTGCGCTCCCGTCCCTCGATATGCAGTTCTTTGAACAAAAGCCAGTCCCATTTGTCAGGGAACTCAAGCTTCCATCCATCTTCGACTGCCCAGACGTAGGCATGGGTGTGCCGGTTGACAACATAGAACCGCTGCTCCGATGGCTTAAGAGAGACTCTAGTGACACCATGTAACTTCACAGCCACGCACCACCCGTTGGAGTTTGATAGTTCCAGCATAACCTCAGCTCCCTCTTCCCTCCAGCACCTATCAGCCTGAATAATCAAGAGGTTTGCTTTGCAGCAGAAGGTATCTATATTCTGTCTAACCTCGGACAGAGCCAGCCTTTCACTCGTGCGATCAACGGGGCTTTTGAAAAAGGATCTCTTTTGCTTCCCACTTGGTCCCATGGGCGTCGAGACATCGCTGTCATCCATGTTCTCAAGCAGATCAAGAGAAATTTCCATTGCTGGCTTGGGCTGGACAGGTTCCTCGGAAACCTCAGGGCCACCCGTCAATGGTGGCTTTTGCAGTTCCGTCTGAGAGCGCACTGTAGCCTCCTTCACTCCAAAATCCTTGTCAGAAAATCTCACTGTGAGACGGCGGCGCCGGCTCAGGGGGTGCCTCATCGAGCTTCGCTTCCTCTGGTGCTTTTTCAGCCTCAGACCATGCAGCACTACTCCTGGAGCTTGCTCAAGGGGCACATAATCCAGAACCGCTCCGTAAGATCCGACAGCAGGTGTAGCGTCCCCGGTGCTTGGAGACCCAGAATCCACCTCCAGATGATCTCGAGAATACGATTCTTCTTCAGCTCCTCCAACCAAACCCATGGCCCGGCGAATCACGGCTGGCAGATATATGAAACGAAGAGCTATCACGGAATGCAAGCCCTGGAAGTAAGAAGGAAGCGCCGAGAAGTTGAGCGACAACACTGGCTGCCGGGATGGGCCAGCACCACGGAGCTCGCACCACCCGCAGTGCACCACCATAGTCCGCTGTAACAGCAATGCACTCTACATGAAGAAAATACCAACATCAAT from Triticum dicoccoides isolate Atlit2015 ecotype Zavitan chromosome 6A, WEW_v2.0, whole genome shotgun sequence encodes:
- the LOC119319156 gene encoding uncharacterized protein LOC119319156 gives rise to the protein MAPPQESNKDDGAATTPTMEEEEELHRHGERPLLSACEQEDGSKPLPLPVKRRRRSSSLSRSSRSGEQGWEEEAPGPRSLSFSRLFSSFRMMAASSTTMDIDELAAAEDGCAALNPQQQWRKPVCRTQSLPMTSISRRLPSRKRVADSSSLRRFRVSSLSSAAPAPLPESASPPSSPSPSEEEGGDGEEVGEEEAVCRICMVALLEEEEEGGAGDGVLKLECRCKGELALAHRRCALKWFGIKGNPNCDVCGHDVLNLPVTLRRVAAPPPPPPPPLTAGNGNGSTSQEEEQEARERRGLRGVWRHGTVILVTVSMLAYFCFLEQLLVGDHGNAAAALAVSVPFAVVLGTFSALTTAGMASSRRYVWAYSALQFLLVVLFTHLFYRYVNLQAVIAIILSAFAGFGVAICANAMLLQAARWRAAVAARHTPPPSSDLDIPQP
- the LOC119319157 gene encoding ferredoxin-thioredoxin reductase catalytic chain, chloroplastic; this translates as MMSITSTAAAAAGSPVYTPLVSRGGRRSRCAVRAQAAGEGTAAADGAASEHKSLEIMRKFSEQYARRSSTFFCSDKSVTAVVIKGLADHKDQLGAPLCPCRHYDDKAAEAAQGFWNCPCVPMRERKECHCMLFLTPDNDFAGEDQAISLEEIKEATSKY
- the LOC119319158 gene encoding uncharacterized protein LOC119319158, with translation MRTQRAGSDRAPHRNLPPPPPPMPAVGARRSTRVFLPRAHKQAPRPPEPARVTRSAKRLAVSSHRHSHSHSHWLGWDRAAADVSDDDGDDEGPKPRTPSPEPPMSPRSFGAVYRRKRRQRPPPLAEPEDFGDGGSGRRFGIVFTRKHKRPKLAPFSHAGGRDILCSSSREFASRAGLLDDAHLLDGAAGSRSAVLVVIVDHADSPGSFSRFLLPVLLWLRRRQRSHVRGLASFLLASPAVATAFASHGVHFIRLQRQRASALLLQRTMVVHCGWCELRGAGPSRQPVLSLNFSALPSYFQGLHSVIALRFIYLPAVIRRAMGLVGGAEEESYSRDHLEVDSGSPSTGDATPAVGSYGAVLDYVPLEQAPGVVLHGLRLKKHQRKRSSMRHPLSRRRRLTVRFSDKDFGVKEATVRSQTELQKPPLTGGPEVSEEPVQPKPAMEISLDLLENMDDSDVSTPMGPSGKQKRSFFKSPVDRTSERLALSEVRQNIDTFCCKANLLIIQADRCWREEGAEVMLELSNSNGWCVAVKLHGVTRVSLKPSEQRFYVVNRHTHAYVWAVEDGWKLEFPDKWDWLLFKELHIEGRERNSQGKIIPIPGVLEVSNGMGGTVADPFSRPVPDYIRTADDEVARALSRDSAYDMDSEDEEWLIQLKHGASDRRRTRLSQISYEDFEKLITLFEKDAYNNPEEANDVDQLLSRHPALGKGDNVLAIYEYWINKRDKKGTPLLRIFQGAPAVRRGRLSQKSSVKKKRSVKRPQRSQPGRGKPGFFLQGGEGEALQRVVEADRAAKQAVEKAVQLRSRAQALMERANLAAYKSVMAVRIAEAASVSNKCRDFVWRSLD